In one Drosophila albomicans strain 15112-1751.03 chromosome X, ASM965048v2, whole genome shotgun sequence genomic region, the following are encoded:
- the LOC117574628 gene encoding chromatin assembly factor 1 subunit A, whose product MPAGIVIKTPNSGRAKNPNGSNNNNNNKDKDHSGSSGKKFVQTRLPFKLITPVAAAASSGATAATSSSTTAASSVDLIEDAVVVEREPRKRKLSYGVAKDASTAAAGEEDEDEAEALSNSKENQLTTTTTISKKAKTQDSAEDGDCIELIDDDDDADEEEEVPEVKVKAKAKAEVKQQPKVKAKAKQETAPTTPPVQIKLPLHNKRAKRRKSLKKTETATATQEETQAQVAPPVLEVERSDSSDDIEAIAEQLNPQKRAKVLVESKMDVDTDETLAESDSEPKAAKEADKEPKEPAEVVVVTELSSTDVEPEPEPDTEPKTSDDKNVAVPAEKSSTSTSSQPLTAKQLKLQEQRRKAREEKERKLQEERNQKQQEKEQREQQRKAEREQKEEQRRKEREDKEQVRRQEREEKERKRQAEVDKKDEEKRKRNEAKEEVQRKKDEERRRKELEKEEAELKKKRAAASFTKFFVPKQPPRQSTGSIGGGHPMDHDQNSCDSNGHANGQSQTLAFRPFQIKDDMILAPVIRASIAKDSRRQLDRLFRDEDEYDEDEDEDMEDLDESIGRVKRPTRAQLYVAELTQGRHKPLCSKRDVRLQRRSKDDEDEDDVQIVDELANAGTPIVQERAKQVPWVRAKYLHFADNRRPPFYGTWRKRSQVINARRPLGQDKAYFDYEVDSDCEWEEEEPGESLSASEDEKERESEEESEEEYNEWFVPHGHLSDEELQNDDELEDGNTREAQKAKLQVLQQEFAQEMKKQTKKIKPRLLGPVWLDENGNKSELFPAVFAQTIDMYGCWQLEPLTLEPPPEVAGEEEPLEAAKVPKQVLQMDDRLLQQLVRLIHGNSNSKVFLIAEYLEYLKTQITQESMTLPPKTLLREKFDELAAWKSVVVDPNGESAKKSKKPRKRLSWVVSEEILQKYELSDLPIMNQWSYKLTPKVGKADTSLQEPAAAAAGDEQQTDLSKQQTKRGESLPSTPTIAKPTATTSPSTATTATATGATPTTAASGSNKKRATLLMSVGRDQQFHTPTKNALISQYLRKQNGSESKTAKPSKPAPSVETNDDVVLLSD is encoded by the exons ATGCCTGCCGGCATTGTGATTAAAACGCCAAATTCTGGACGTGCTAAGAATCCAAAtggcagcaataacaacaacaacaacaaagataaAGAtcacagcggcagcagcggcaaaaaaTTTGTCCAAACTCGCCTGCCCTTTAAACTTATCACCCCCgtggcggcagcagcatcaagtggagcaactgcagcaacatcatcgTCAACAACTGCCGCAAGCAGCGTTGATCTAATCGaggatgctgttgttgtggagCGAGAGCCGCGCAAGCGCAAATTGTCCTACGGCGTGGCCAAAGATGCGTCCACAGCTGCGGCCGGggaggaggatgaggatgaggcgGAGGCCTTGTCCAACAGCAAAGAGAATcagctgacgacgacgacgacgatcaGTAAAAAAGCCAAGACTCAGGACAGTGCTGAGGATGGCGATTGCATTGAGCTGatcgacgatgatgacgacgctGACGAAGAGGAAGAGGTGCCGGAGGTAAAGGTGAAGGCAAAGGCGAAGGCGGAAGTGAAGCAGCAGCCCAAAGTCAAGGCAAAGGCCAAGCAGGAGACGGCGCCAACGACGCCGCCGGTGCAAATTAAGTTGCCATTGCACAACAAACGCGCCAAGCGACGCAAGTCGCTGAAGAAGACGGAGACGGCAACGGCGACGCAGGAGGAGACGCAGGCGCAAGTGGCGCCACCTGTGCTGGAAGTGGAACGCAGCGATAGCAGTGACGATATCGAAGCCATAGCCGAGCAACTGAATCCGCAAAAGCGCGCCAAAGTGTTGGTCGAGTCCAAAATGGATGTGGACACGGATGAAACGCTGGCCGAGAGTGACAGCGAGCCCAAGGCAGCCAAGGAAGCAGATAAGGAACCTAAAGAACCGGCTGAAGTTGTCGTCGTTACTGAGCTGTCCAGCACAGATGTGGAACCAGAGCCCGAGCCGGACACCGAGCCGAAGACGAGCGATGATAAAAACGTTGCTGTGCCCGCCGAGAAGtcatcgacgtcgacgtcgtcgcaACCATTGACGGCCaagcagctgaagctgcagGAGCAGCGACGCAAGGCGCGCGAGGAGAAGGAACGCAAGCTGCAGGAGGAGCGCAACCAGAAGCAGCAGGAGAAGGAGCAACGCGAACAGCAGCGCAAAGCGGAACGCGAACAAAAGGAGGAGCAGCGACGCAAGGAACGCGAAGACAAGGAGCAGGTGCGTCGGCAGGAGCGCGAGGAGAAGGAACGCAAACGTCAGGCGGAGGTGGATAAGAAGGATGAGGAGAAGCGCAAACGCAACGAGGCCAAGGAGGAGGTGCAGCGCAAAAAGGACGAAGAACGACGTCGCAAGGAGCTAGAGAAGGAGGAAGCCGAACTGAAGAAGAAACGCGCCGCCGCCTCGTTCACCAAGTTCTTTGTGCCCAAGCAGCCGCCACGTCAATCCACCGGCAGCATTGGTGGCGGCCATCCAATGGATCACGATCAGAATAGCTGCGACAGCAATGGACACGCCAATGGCCAGAGTCAGACGCTCGCCTTTCGTCCGTTTCAGATCAAGGATGACATGATTCTGGCGCCCGTCATACGCGCCTCGATCGCCAAGGATTCGCGTCGTCAGCTGGATCGTCTCTTTCGCGATGAAGATGAGtacgacgaggacgaggatgaGGACATGGAGGATCTGGATGAGAGCATTGGTCGTGTGAAGCGTCCCACGCGTGCCCAACTCTACGTTGCTGAACTGACCCAGGGCAGGCACAAACCGCTGTGCAGCAAACGCGATGTGCGACTGCAGCGACGCTCCAAggacgacgaggacgaggacgatgTCCAGATAGTTG ATGAACTGGCAAATGCGGGCACACCGATTGTGCAGGAACGGGCCAAGCAGGTGCCCTGGGTGCGTGCTAAGTACTTGCACTTTGCGGACAACCGTCGTCCGCCCTTCTACGGCACTTGGCGCAAGCGGAGTCAAGTGATCAATGCGCGTCGTCCTCTGGGACAGGATAAG GCATACTTTGACTATGAAGTGGACTCCGATTGTGAgtgggaggaggaggagccgGGTGAATCGCTCAGTGCGAGCGAAGATGAAAAGGAACGCGAATCGGAAGAAGAATCCGAGGAGGAATACAACGAATGGTTTGTGCCCCATGGCCATCTCAGCGACGAGGAGCTGCAAAACGACGACGAACTCGAGGATGGCAACACACGCGAAGCCCAAAAGGCGAAGCTCCAGGTGCTGCAGCAGGAGTTCGCACAGGAGATGAAGAAACAGACTAAAAAGATCAAACCCCGATTGCTGGGACCCGTTTGGCTCGACGAGAATGGCAACAAATCGGAACTCTTCCCAGCGGTCTTTGCACAGACAATCGATATGTACGGCTGCTGGCAGCTGGAGCCGTTGACACTGGAACCTCCGCCCGAGGTGGCGGGCGAAGAGGAGCCACTCGAAGCAGCGAAGGTACCGAAGCAAGTGCTTCAGATGGACGATCGATTGCTGCAGCAGTTGGTGCGTCTCATACatggcaatagcaatagcaaggTCTTCCTCATCGCCGAGTATCTGGAGTATTTGAAGACGCAGATCACACAAGAGTCGATGACGTTGCCGCCAAAGACGTTGTTGCGCGAGAAATTCGACGAGTTGGCTGCCTGGAAATCCGTGGTGGTGGATCCCAACGGGGAGTCGGCAAAGAAATCAAAGAAACCGCGCAAACGTTTGAGCTGGGTGGTCAGCGAAGagatattgcaaaaatacgaACTGTCTGATCTCCCGATAATGAATCAATGGAGCTACAAGCTGACACCGAAGGTGGGTAAGGCGGACACATCGTTGCAGGagccagcggcagcagcagctggtgaTGAGCAGCAAACGGATctcagcaagcagcaaacgaAACGTGGCGAATCGTTGCCAAGCACACCGACAATCGCAAagccaacagcaaccacatcgccatcgacagcaacaactgcaacagcaacaggtgCAACTCCAACGACAGCAGCCTCGGGGAGCAACAAGAAACGCGCCACGCTGCTGATGTCTGTGGGTCGTGATCAGCAGTTTCATACGCCCACAAAGAATGCGCTCATCAGTCAATATCTGCGCAAGCAAAACGGCTCAGAATCCAAGACAGCGAAGCCATCAAAGCCAGCGCCGTCCGTCGAGACGAACGATGATGTTGTGCTGCTTTCCGATTGA